AACATCATCTGCTTCATAACCTGAAAGGCTAACACGTGGTATACCATAACCTGATAATACTCTATCTATTCCATCAATCTGACTTGCTAGATCATCTGGCATTCCACTTCTATTTTCCTTATATTCACTATATATTTCACGTCTTTTAAGTTCTGCTCTTTTAACATCTTTTGCAGCTAAAATATAGTCAGGTTTAAAATATTCTATAGCTGCATCAAGTTGTTTAATAAATCCTATTAATGCACCAACAGGAGCTCCTGTACTACTTCTTAAATTATATAATGCAAAATATGCTCTATACATTATTGCACTTGTATCTAATATTAATAATTTTTTCATAATTCTCCTTATTTTTCTCTTATTGCATTAAGTATAGTTTCTATTATAACCCCGTCATATTCACCCAAATGATATTTATTTTTAATATTAACATCTGAATATATCATTTTTTTTATACTATCAGGATATTCTGATAAAATTTTTGTAATTTTAATTCCATCAACTAAAAAAACACTAGGTATTTTACCTTCAGGATTAAGTGATAATAGTAATTCTTTTTCAAGAGATCTTAATCTATAATCAATTTCAACAAAAGGTATATATTTGGCAAGCGTTTCAAGAACTGCTACAAAACGAGTACAATCTGGACACTCTGGATGTGCAAAAACTAAAAATGTCTTTTTTTCACCTATAGATGATAATTCTTCTATTATATCTTCATCTATATTTACTCCTCTCATTGCTGCTATTTGTCTATCTCTATATTCTATCTTATCTGTAAATTTTAAATACTCTTTAAATGTAGCCACATCGCACCTCTTTTTTATTTATTCTATCATATTATTATACTATATTTTGAATTAAAAATATAGGTTCAAATTATTTATTTAATATATTTTTCATAACAAAAATAGGAGATATTTTTAAATTCTCCTATTTAACAAAATATATATAGATCAAAAAAGATCTCCTCAGAGATCAAATTTATTCTAATTTTTAATTTTAATAAAAAAAATACAAGCGTATGCTTGTTTAATTAATGGGGTGACCGACGGGACTTGAACCCGCGACAACCAGTGCCACAAACTGGCGCTCTACCAACTGAACTACGGCCACCATAAAAAATGGAGCGGGAAACGAGGCTCGAACTCGCGACATTCAGCTTGGAAGGCTGACACTCTACCAACTGAGTTATTCCCGCTTAGATAACCGAATAATTATCCGTCCCCTTTGGACTATTATAGTATAGCAAATTTTATAATATCTTGTCAACAATTTTTTAATTATTAATTTTTTCCCTAAATTAAAATATGATAATGTCTTAATATAAATAAAAATGAAAATATCTTAAATTAAAAATATAAATGTAATTGATTATTTAATATTATTAGATTATTATGTAATTATCTTTAGTTTAGAAATGAGGTAATTATATAAAGGATTTTTTCAAGAATGAATGAATTAAATAAATATAATATTATTAATGATTTAGTTTTAGGTAAAATTAACAAGAATAGAGTTTATTTGATTTTGAATTTAAAATGAGGGGAAAACTGGTTTTATTCATGGTAATAGAAATAAAAAAACTTCAACTACTATTTCTAAAGAAATTAGTAATACAATAATAAAAGTATTTACTCAAATATATGAATGTAAAATAAATATAAATCATCTAAATCTAGAAGAAAAACTAAAAGTATAATTAAAAAACAAATAAAACTTAAACAAGAAAATGATATTATTAAAGATAAAAAAGAAATTAATTATCATATTAAATTCCTAGAAGCCCTAGAAACTGAAAATTTGCCCCCTACTCTTGC
Above is a window of Pseudostreptobacillus hongkongensis DNA encoding:
- a CDS encoding thioredoxin family protein, which gives rise to MATFKEYLKFTDKIEYRDRQIAAMRGVNIDEDIIEELSSIGEKKTFLVFAHPECPDCTRFVAVLETLAKYIPFVEIDYRLRSLEKELLLSLNPEGKIPSVFLVDGIKITKILSEYPDSIKKMIYSDVNIKNKYHLGEYDGVIIETILNAIREK